A single window of Dermochelys coriacea isolate rDerCor1 chromosome 14, rDerCor1.pri.v4, whole genome shotgun sequence DNA harbors:
- the LOC119843370 gene encoding E3 ubiquitin-protein ligase TRIM11-like isoform X1 produces the protein MVIARITLSPIKRKPAPDVSRAVQNLETLCIMHREKRKVQTAMALPPELRQRTPEFSLNPQTLKQFKVNVTLDPDTAGPELILSEDLKGARWGKPSQEMPDSLERFDTDPCVLGCEGFTSGRHYWEVEVDGMFWTVGVASESVRRKGHIVFRPNTESWVYRNIIISVWRSPTLPTPMCPSKRTTMRSASIGL, from the exons ATGGTAATTGCTAGGATCACTCTTTCACCGATAAAAAGAAAACCAGCTCCTGATGTCTCCCGAGCAGTCCAGAATTTAGAAACACTCTGCATTATGCA CCGTGAGAAGAGGAAGGTGCAGACTGCAATGGCTCTTCCTCCTGAACTGAGGCAGAGGACGCCGGAGTTCTCCCTCAACCCCCAAACTCTGAAGCAATTCAAAG TGaatgtgactctggatccagacacggcAGGTCCTGAACTCATCCTCTCTGAGGATCTGAAAGGTGCCAGATGGGGAAAACCAAGTCAGGAGATGCCTGACAGTCTGGAGAGATTTGACACTGATCCCTGCGTGTTGGGCTGTGAGGGATTCACCTCGGGGAGACActactgggaggtggaggtggatgggatgTTCTGGACTGTGGGTGTGGCCAGTGAGTCTGTGAGGAGGAAAGGACATATTGTCTTTCGACCCAACACGGAGTCTTGGGTTTACAGAAATATCATCATCTCTGTATGGCGCTCACCAACCCTTCCAACACCTATGTGCCCCTCAAAAAGAACAACAATGAGATCGGCATCTATTGGACTATGA
- the LOC119843370 gene encoding E3 ubiquitin-protein ligase TRIM11-like isoform X2, producing MLQLPQRQPLSSASREKRKVQTAMALPPELRQRTPEFSLNPQTLKQFKVNVTLDPDTAGPELILSEDLKGARWGKPSQEMPDSLERFDTDPCVLGCEGFTSGRHYWEVEVDGMFWTVGVASESVRRKGHIVFRPNTESWVYRNIIISVWRSPTLPTPMCPSKRTTMRSASIGL from the exons ATGTTACAGCTTCCACAGAGACAGCCACTGAGCAGTGCGAG CCGTGAGAAGAGGAAGGTGCAGACTGCAATGGCTCTTCCTCCTGAACTGAGGCAGAGGACGCCGGAGTTCTCCCTCAACCCCCAAACTCTGAAGCAATTCAAAG TGaatgtgactctggatccagacacggcAGGTCCTGAACTCATCCTCTCTGAGGATCTGAAAGGTGCCAGATGGGGAAAACCAAGTCAGGAGATGCCTGACAGTCTGGAGAGATTTGACACTGATCCCTGCGTGTTGGGCTGTGAGGGATTCACCTCGGGGAGACActactgggaggtggaggtggatgggatgTTCTGGACTGTGGGTGTGGCCAGTGAGTCTGTGAGGAGGAAAGGACATATTGTCTTTCGACCCAACACGGAGTCTTGGGTTTACAGAAATATCATCATCTCTGTATGGCGCTCACCAACCCTTCCAACACCTATGTGCCCCTCAAAAAGAACAACAATGAGATCGGCATCTATTGGACTATGA